In Nerophis lumbriciformis linkage group LG04, RoL_Nlum_v2.1, whole genome shotgun sequence, a single window of DNA contains:
- the LOC133594069 gene encoding cell adhesion molecule DSCAM-like — MLLECLVFGLISWSMTEGRHEVQEVFAESNSRVVLPCVCNASSPAITWRKPNQGNVWRQEKSGMQFWGSKWLQRGAQRVRCPHSQLDRGDCSLHINNVREDDGGMFECTFNSGGQPMTRSVMLRVITVSFSSVSPVVGIKVSMRCDVSPQPVGASVQWRLNNSTFVSTSRENPKAAQWTVEETASVTLTGKWTCVVVHQGLMGRASADLTVKGIIHPSRDDVQMYAAVGCAATLPCVFSPGQIPSETSWHKPSGPLPPSFLSSSPASKPAWDQSARLGNVSLEDEGIYRCAGVVGGQSLSRRMQLVVAKVGRSVSWRKTVALTCQLTDTSEVARYQWVHVTFAPSGTPLVESIQEGKTLYMTNGNDEGVGEWVCRFYSKEGLLGNVTHRITPQHGHLIESTSPFYDISMALSLSVLLVLLVLSVGQLYKHHQRWTQIFHLSALETILHARSNERDKGEKCQEKK; from the exons ATGCTGTTGGAGTGTTTAGTATTCGGCTTGATATCATGGTCTATGACAG AGGGTCGCCATGAAGTACAGGAGGTGTTTGCTGAGTCCAACTCCAGAGTTGTACTCCCGTGTGTTTGCAACGCTTCATCTCCAGCCATCACCTGGAGGAAACCCAACCAAGG TAACGTGTGGAGACAGGAGAAGAGCGGGATGCAGTTCTGGGGATCCAAATGGCTGCAGAGAGGAGCCCAGCGTGTGCGATGCCCTCACTCCCAGTTAGACAGAGGCGACTGCAGTCTGCACATCAACAACGTCAGGGAGGACGACGGCGGCATGTTTGAGTGCACGTTCAACAGCGGCGGACAGCCCATGACACGCTCGGTTATGCTGAGAGTCATCACAG TGTCTTTCTCGTCAGTGTCCCCTGTGGTCGGGATAAAGGTTTCCATGCGCTGTGATGTGTCACCTCAGCCTGTGGGTGCCAGCGTGCAGTGGAGATTGAACAACAGCACATTTGTGTCTACAAGTAGAGAGAACCCTAAAGCGGCTCAGTGGACTGTGGAGGAAACGGCCAGCGTGACCCTGACAGGAAAGTGGACTTGCGTGGTGGTCCACCAGGGCTTGATGGGCCGAGCATCTGCAGATTTAACCGTGAAAG gaatcatccatccatctagagATGATGTGCAGATGTACGCAGCTGTGGGATGTGCAGCCACCCTCCCTTGTGTCTTCTCCCCTGGACAAATCCCTTCTGAGACCAGCTGGCACAAACCTTCTGGTCCTCTTCCTCCTTCCTTTTTGTCTTCATCGCCAGCTTCCAAACCTGCTTGGGATCAGTCGGCCCGGCTGGGAAATGTCAGTCTTGAAGATGAGGGGATTTACAGATGTGCAGGTGTTGTTGGAGGACAAAGCCTGTCTCGAAGGATGCAGCTCGTCGTCGCCAAAG TTGGCCGCAGCGTCTCATGGAGGAAAACAGTGGCACTGACATGTCAGCTGACGGACACCAGCGAGGTCGCCCGTTACCAGTGGGTTCACGTGACCTTTGCCCCCAGCGGCACACCATTGGTTGAATCCATCCAGGAAGGAAAGACTCTTTATATGACAAACGGGAACGATGAGGGTGTTGGAGAATGGGTGTGTCGCTTTTACAGTAAAGAAGGCCTTCTGGGAAACGTAACGCATCGCATCACTCCTCAGCATG GTCACCTAATTGAGTCAACGAGTCCTTTCTACGACATATCAATGGCGCTCAGTCTCAGCGTTCTCCTCGTTCTTTTGGTTCTGAGTGTGGGTCAGCTATACAAGCATCACCAGAGG TGGACACAAATCTTCCACCTTTCTGCACTGGAGACGATTCTTCACGCTAGGTCCAATGAGCGTGACAAAGGAGAGAAATGCCAAGAGAAAAAGTGA